Part of the Pedobacter roseus genome is shown below.
CGGTTATTGAGCCCCTAAAAAATATATTGAACAATGCTTAAACGGATAAACTGGAGCGCAATTTTTACCGGCTTTGCCTGGCTGATCAGCCTGGCGGGAGTGGTTGTGCTTTTGAGTTTCATCAACGTGAAAAAGCAGACGGTTAAATGTACCGATGTTAAAATCCTGATTCCTGGTGCCGATAATTTTATTGAACGAGAAGAGATTGATGCCATCCTAAAAGAAGATCAGGGCATATTATTGGGTCGTAACCTCGAAAATATCAACATTCATAAAATTGAGCAAAAACTGCAGTCTAACCCATATATCGGTTTTGCAAAGGTATACGTAGATATGGATGGTGTATTACATATCGAGGTAAAACAGCGGCAGCCGATTCTCCGCATTCTGAATGAGAACGGACAGGATTTTTATATTGATAATGATGGGTTGAAAATGCCGATTTCATCAAACTTTACCGCTAACGTACTGGTGGCAACAGGTCATATCAGCGAGGTTTTCGGTAGCCGTGTTGATACCTTGCATACGCAACTTGCAAGAGATCTTTATAAAACAGCGCAGTACATTAAAAAAGATACGCTCTGGGATTCGCAGATCGAGCAGATTGTCGTCGATCAGAAAAACGACATAGAACTGATTCCGAGAGTGGGCAATCAGCGTATCATTTTAGGCGATGCGGATTCATTGGAAAAGAAGATGAAAAACCTTTTGCTCTTCTATAAAAAAGCAATGCCGCAGGTGGGTTGGGATACTTATAAAACCATCAATATTAAATATACCAATCAGATTGTTTGCGAAAAAAGAGATTCGACAGGTTTAGGGAAAAAAGCAAAAACATTTTCGGCGGCTGATAGTTTGAGGATACAGCGAAGCGTGACTGATTCATTAATAAAAAATACAATTAGTACAGTAATGGACGATCGCCCTGAAGCCAATCAGCCAGAAGCGGCAGCGCCTAAAAAGCCAGAACCTAAAAAGCCTGAACCTAAAAAGGTGGAAGCCAGAAAAGAGGAGCCAAAAAAAACAGAAGTAAAAAAGGTCACGCCTAAAAAGGTTGAACCAGTAAAAACAGAAATAAAAAAGCCGGTAGTTGTAGCGGCTGTTAAACCAAAGGAAACAAAACCAGCGGATAAAAAAGAGAAACCGAAGCAAACCGGAGCAACGCAGCCAAAGACGGCAAAATCTGAGGCTCAGTTGAAAAAAGA
Proteins encoded:
- a CDS encoding cell division protein FtsQ/DivIB, translating into MLKRINWSAIFTGFAWLISLAGVVVLLSFINVKKQTVKCTDVKILIPGADNFIEREEIDAILKEDQGILLGRNLENINIHKIEQKLQSNPYIGFAKVYVDMDGVLHIEVKQRQPILRILNENGQDFYIDNDGLKMPISSNFTANVLVATGHISEVFGSRVDTLHTQLARDLYKTAQYIKKDTLWDSQIEQIVVDQKNDIELIPRVGNQRIILGDADSLEKKMKNLLLFYKKAMPQVGWDTYKTINIKYTNQIVCEKRDSTGLGKKAKTFSAADSLRIQRSVTDSLIKNTISTVMDDRPEANQPEAAAPKKPEPKKPEPKKVEARKEEPKKTEVKKVTPKKVEPVKTEIKKPVVVAAVKPKETKPADKKEKPKQTGATQPKTAKSEAQLKKEKEAREKEIRALEKQYKTQQN